The following proteins come from a genomic window of Notamacropus eugenii isolate mMacEug1 chromosome X, mMacEug1.pri_v2, whole genome shotgun sequence:
- the LOC140515991 gene encoding lysophosphatidic acid receptor 4 produces the protein MGNSSTNQTCFTDDSFKYNLNGAVYSVVFILGLITNCASLFVFCCRMKMRSETAIFITNLALSDLLFVFTLPFKIFYNFNRHWPFGDTLCKISGTAFLTNIYGSMLFLTCISVDRFLAIVYPFRSRTIRTRRNSAIVCAGVWILVLSGGISASLFSTTNVSNSTTTCFEGFSKRIWKTYLSKITIFIEVVGFIIPLLLNLTCSSLVLRTLRKPATLSQIGTNKEKVLKMIIVHVAIFIVCFVPYNSILFLYALVRSQAITNCSLERFAKTMYPITLCIATLNCCFDPFIYYFTLESFQKSLYINTQIKMESLFKTETPLTAKTSLPAIQEELSDQAMTNGGELMLESNL, from the coding sequence ATGGGAAACTCCAGCACCAACCAGACGTGTTTCACGGATGACTCTTTTAAGTACAATCTGAATGGCGCAGTTTACAGcgttgtgttcatccttggtcTGATAACAAATTGTGCATCCCTCTTTGTCTTCTGCTGTCGGATGAAAATGAGGAGCGAGACTGCCATCTTCATCACCAACCTGGCCCTCTCCGATTTGCTCTTCGTTTTCACCTTGCCTTTCAAGATTTTTTACAACTTTAACAGACACTGGCCTTTCGGTGACACCCTCTGTAAGATTTCGGGGACAGCATTTCTCACCAACATCTATGGAAGCATGCTTTTCCTCACCTGCATCAGTGTTGACCGATTCCTTGCTATCGTCTACCCCTTCCGCTCCCGTACCATTCGGACAAGAAGAAACTCTGCCATCGTGTGTGCAGGAGTGTGGATACTGGTCCTCAGTGGCGGGATCTCCGCCTCTTTGTTCTCCACAACCAATGTGTCCAATTCCACAACAACCTGCTTCGAGGGATTTTCCAAGCGCATCTGGAAGACCTATTTGTCCAAGATTACTATATTTATTGAAGTGGTAGGTTTCATCATTCCTTTGCTCCTGAACCTCACGTGCTCTTCCTTGGTACTTCGAACCCTCCGAAAGCCTGCGACACTCTCCCAGATCGGAACCAACAAAGAGAAGGTGCTGAAGATGATCATCGTGCATGTGGCCATTTTCATCGTCTGTTTTGTGCCATACAACTCGATTCTCTTCCTCTATGCTCTGGTCCGCTCCCAAGCCATAACCAATTGCTCCTTGGAGAGATTTGCCAAAACAATGTATCCCATTACACTGTGCATTGCAACACTCAATTGCTGCTTTGACCCATTCATCTATTATTTCACATTGGAGTCCTTTCAGAAGTCTCTTTATATCAACACCCAGATCAAAATGGAGTCGCTTTTCAAGACTGAAACACCACTGACTGCGAAGACTTCTCTTCCCGCGATCCAGGAGGAACTCAGTGACCAGGCAATGACTAATGGGGGAGAACTCATGTTGGAATCCAACCTCTAA